The Candidatus Campbellbacteria bacterium genomic sequence TCCCGCGTCAGTTCTATAGGAAATCCATACGATTGGTATAAACGAGCACACTCTGCCCCAGAAAGATGTGTATTTCCCTCGCTATTCATTCTTTGAAAAACTTTTTCTATTTCTCGAGTTCCATCAGTTAATGTTTCTGCAAATTTTTCACTCTCCTTAAAAATAGTGGCGATGATTGAATCTTTTTTCTCTGGTAACACCTCATAGGTATCACCATACGTATCTACAATAGCTTCCACGAGTGCCTCAATTGCTTCGTGTGAAAGTTTTTTGGTATCAGTATTAAACACAGCACGACGAATGAGACGGCGGAGAACGTATCCGCGATCTGTGTTTGACGGAAGAACACCGTCACCGATCATAAACACCGCACTTCGTATGTGATCAGAAATAATACGTTGACTTCGGAGCACACGTGAAAGCTCACGTGCTTCAGCCATCACTTTTTCAAAAATATCCGTATCAAAAATATTATCCTTTCCTTGCAACACTGCGCATATTCGTTCAAATCCAGAACCCGTATCAATATTTTTACGTTCGAGTTTACCAACAACGGTGTCGTCCTTCTTTACATACTCCATGAATACATCATTCCAGATCTCTACAATTTTTTGCTCCGTGTCTGCTTTAAGATATGCCTCTTTAGTCATTCCGGATGCCAATGTGCCTGTAAGATCATAGAACATTTCCGTATCGGGACCACACGGACCATTTGGACCAGCTTGCCACCAGTTATTTTTTGCAGGCATAAAGTAGATTCGTTCACCAGAAACACCATGTCGAGCAAACAAGTCACGCCATATTTCTGCAGATTCTTCATCACGGGGAGCATCATCATTCCCTTCAAAACAGGTAACGTACAGGCGCTGTGGGTCGAGCCCAAATCCTTCCTCTTTTGAGGTGAGGAGTTCAAAACTCCATGAAATTGCTTCTTTTTTAAAGTAATCGCCGAGTGACCAGTTCCCCATCATTTCAAAAAATGTTGCGTGCGTGCTATCTCCCACGTCATCAATATCACCAGTGCGCACACATTTCTGTACATTCACCAGACGTGTGCCCAAAGGATGTTTTTCGCCTAACAAGTACGGAACAAGCGGATGCATTCCAGCAGTGGTAAACAGCACAGACGCATCATTTTCAGGAATAAGTGACGCAGACGGAATAATTGCATGACCGCGCTTGGCAAAGAATTCTAGAAATTTTTTACGAACATCGTGTGAAGGCATAGTTAGACATTGAGAATACGATTTAATTTCGGTGTTTTTTTGACAGGACCAACTGCCGCAAGATTAAGTGTGGCATTTTTGAAAATCTCTCGTGCGACTTTTTGTACATCTTTTGCCGTGACCTCGGAGATTTCTTTGAGCGCTTCTTCTGGTGTTTGAATCTTTTTATGGAGAATTTCTTGTTCACCAAACCAATTAGCAACATCATCAGATGATTCAAGTCCCATTTGTGTATGACCCAAAATCATTTCTTTTGCTTTTGCCAACTCAGTAGGTTCAACGAGCTCATTTTTGAGTCGGCGAACCTGAGCAAGGATTTCACTCAACACTTCCTCAAAACGTTTTGTATCAACACCAGATGCAATTTTAAATACCCCTGTATCTGTTGATGTTTGACTTCCCGCACGAACGTAATAACACACACCCATTTCATCGCGAAGTTTTCTAAAAAGACGCGAACTCATACCCCGACCAAGAATCGTTGTAAGTACCTCAACGGCAGGATTTCGTTTGTCAAACAAATCAAATGAACGGAAACCAAGAAGAAAGTGAGTTTGGTCTGTTTTTTTAGGTTTTATCAATATTTGAGGGGTTTTCTGATTTTCTTTTGTCTTGGCGCGTTGAACGTACTTCGCCTTTGGAAGATGCGAGAAGTACTTTGCGATTTTTTTCTCTGCATCAGCAACTGATACATTTCCCGCAACAACAAGCGTTGTCTTTGGAGCTACATAGTGTGTCGTACGGTACTTGATAAAATCAGGACGTGTAAAGCGAATGAGATTTTCTTTTGAGCCGATAATAGGACGTCCTGCACTCTGACCTTTATACAAACACTCTTCAAGTACGTCGTGCACAATACGTTGTGGAAGATCTTCATACATATTAAGTTCTTCAATGATGACGCCTCGTTCTGTGGCAATGTCATGTTCTGGAAGAAGTGGGTTCAAATACAAATCAGACACAATCTCAAGAATGTGATCAAATTGATGTGCGCGTGCCTTTGCCCAGTAGCCAGTTACTTCATCTCCCGTAAATGCGTTACTTTCTGCACCCATAGAATCCAGCTCGTGCGAAATATCTCCTGAATGAGGTCGCTTAGGTGTCCCTTTAAAACACATGTGCTCAAGAAAGTGTGAAATACCATTCATGCGCTTATCTTCATATCGTGAGCCAGCCTCAACAAGCACCATAACGGTAACCGTTGGATTATCTTTCATTGGAGCGACAATGGTACGCATACCATTGGGAAGAACTTTTTTGTGATACTTCATAAATATGTTTTTAGAATTTCTATATCCGTCTTATGGGTTGGAAGTAATGCTCGAGAATAAAGCGCCGATGCGGGGTGATATAAAGGAACAATGTCCACAGGCCCATACGGCACTGACGCAGTATACCTTTTTCCATGCGCTTTGCTAATTGGCTCAATTTGATTTTGGAGACCAAGACGCCCCATTACATACGCCATGGAAAAGCGTCCTAGTGTAGCAATAACTTTTGGTTGAAGTATTTCAATTTGTCTATCGAGAAACGGACCGTAGAGTTCTATTTCTTGCGGTGTTGGATCTCGATTTTCTGGCGGACGATCTTTTACAATATTGGTAACGTACACCGTCGAGCGATCGAGTCCAATATGTGCAAGGAGTTCATCAAGAATTTTTCCTGCAGCTCCACAAAAAGGTTTACCTGTTTTCGCTTCGTTTTTTCCAGGAGCCTCTCCAATAAACATAATATGTGCGTCATGACTTCCCTCTCCTATCACAGGAAAATAATTGTTGTGTGTTCGATATTCATACAAAGGTGACTGTGTAAAATGCAGCAAAGCGTCACAAACCTCCCTCATACGTTCTATTTTTGAAATTTCAGAACCAGACATATATATCATTGTAGCATTCACTTGCGAGCTTTTGGCCAACGTTTTGCAACATCGGGATATACTTTTGAAATAGGATGTTGCGTGCAATCGTGTACTCGTCCAGGACAGATTTGGCGACCATATTCAATAAGACGATACGTAAGAACAAACCACTCTTTCTTAGGAAAAAGTATCATTAAATCTTGTTCAATCTTTTTTGGATCAGCGTGTGTTGTGAGACCAAACTTTTGAGCAAAACGTTTGACGTGTGTGTCCACTGCAATTCCTTCAACAATTCCATAAGCATTCCCGAGAACCACATTTGCTGTTTTACGTGCAACACCCGGAATGGTGAGCATTTCTTCCATGGTGCGTGGTATTTTTCCACCAAAATCATTCGTTATTTTTTGTGCGGCACCAAGAATATTTTTTGTTTTAGCATTAAAAAATCCTGTCTGATGGATATCCTGTGCAAATTCTTTTGGGTCTGCATGCACATAGTCATCCAGCGTTTTATATTTCTTAAAAAGTTTTTCTGTGACCTCGTTTACCTTTTTATCTGTACATTGCGCAGAAAGAATAACGGCAACCAACAGTTCCCAATGAGTACTGTACCAAAGCGCCATAGACGCGTTAGGAAATAGTTTCTTGAGTCGAGCATTAATTACTCGAGCACGTTTCTTTTTTTCCTGAAGCGTCATACGTGGTACATGCTTCATATTACATGGTACGTGGCATATACACAGCACAAAGATCCAAGAGTAGTTTTGGGGAGCACCCACGCTCAAGGACATACGAGCGAACCAGCTCGAGCGTGTGCAAAAAAGATATTTTTTTAGCACCAGGCAGAGATTGTAGCGTGTACTCTTCCAAATCATTGATAAAACGCACCATCTGTTCTTTATTTTTCTCTTCAATAAGTGGTTGTACCATTTCAAACCGCTCCGTGTATGGTGATGCAACAAACACACCTATATCAATACTACTTTTCTGCATACTTGCCACGTGTTCAATCTCCTGTGTTCGCGAGTGAAGTGTTGGCAAAAGTGCATACGCCGAAGGTGTACTCAAAAACAAAATTGTATTATCTCCAGGTTCTTCGCACACCTTGAGAAGTGCATTCTGTGCTTCGTGTGTACCCAACGAAAAACGAATGAGCACGATTCGCTTTTCGGTAGGAGCAACTCGAGTACGTAATCGTTCGTGAAGTTTTCGCACAGTATCAATACTAAGCGTATCTTCAGACTCCTCAATATACGTCACCTGCACAGATTCTTTTTGAGATAGCGCGTCATGTACAAGAGCATACACACGCGAGCGAATACCGTCCGAATCCCCATGTATACGATAGGCGTGATGGTCGAATATATTCATAAATACGAAGCACTAAATTCGAAATACGAAACAAATTTAAAATTCAAATTTTCAAAAGTTTTAAACATTATTCGAATTTCGAGCTTATCTCTTAGCGATAATCGATTTCTTGTACGTATCAAGATGTTCGAGCGCAATACCCGTTCCCTTTGCAACACACAAGAGCGCATCGTCTGCAACAATTGCCCGAACACCTGTTGTGCGATAAATGAGCTCGGGAAAATTACGTAGTTGCGATGTTCCACCCGTCATAACAATACCTTTTTCAATAATGTCTGCGGAAAGTTCCGGTGGTGTTTCTTGAAACACATCTTTTATCGCTTTCACCATTTCGCGCAACTCTCGTCGTGTTGATTTTACAATTTCATTTGTACGAATTTCCATTTCACGCGGCAATCCCGTTACAACGTCACGCCCACGAATACGT encodes the following:
- a CDS encoding alanine--tRNA ligase, which encodes MPSHDVRKKFLEFFAKRGHAIIPSASLIPENDASVLFTTAGMHPLVPYLLGEKHPLGTRLVNVQKCVRTGDIDDVGDSTHATFFEMMGNWSLGDYFKKEAISWSFELLTSKEEGFGLDPQRLYVTCFEGNDDAPRDEESAEIWRDLFARHGVSGERIYFMPAKNNWWQAGPNGPCGPDTEMFYDLTGTLASGMTKEAYLKADTEQKIVEIWNDVFMEYVKKDDTVVGKLERKNIDTGSGFERICAVLQGKDNIFDTDIFEKVMAEARELSRVLRSQRIISDHIRSAVFMIGDGVLPSNTDRGYVLRRLIRRAVFNTDTKKLSHEAIEALVEAIVDTYGDTYEVLPEKKDSIIATIFKESEKFAETLTDGTREIEKVFQRMNSEGNTHLSGAECARLYQSYGFPIELTREVAQEHNFTVDTEGFFEEMKKHQELSRAGSEQKFKGGLADASPEVTRLHTATHLLNAALREVLGAHVKQRGSNITSERLRFDFAHPTKMTDEEKKRVQDIVNTYIQNQLEVKRLEMPKSEAETLGAEMEFGAKYPDVVSVYVVHDAQGTVVSREFCGGPHVTNTRELGHFKIVKEEAVAAGIRRIKAVLS
- a CDS encoding insulinase family protein: MKYHKKVLPNGMRTIVAPMKDNPTVTVMVLVEAGSRYEDKRMNGISHFLEHMCFKGTPKRPHSGDISHELDSMGAESNAFTGDEVTGYWAKARAHQFDHILEIVSDLYLNPLLPEHDIATERGVIIEELNMYEDLPQRIVHDVLEECLYKGQSAGRPIIGSKENLIRFTRPDFIKYRTTHYVAPKTTLVVAGNVSVADAEKKIAKYFSHLPKAKYVQRAKTKENQKTPQILIKPKKTDQTHFLLGFRSFDLFDKRNPAVEVLTTILGRGMSSRLFRKLRDEMGVCYYVRAGSQTSTDTGVFKIASGVDTKRFEEVLSEILAQVRRLKNELVEPTELAKAKEMILGHTQMGLESSDDVANWFGEQEILHKKIQTPEEALKEISEVTAKDVQKVAREIFKNATLNLAAVGPVKKTPKLNRILNV
- a CDS encoding uracil-DNA glycosylase, yielding MSGSEISKIERMREVCDALLHFTQSPLYEYRTHNNYFPVIGEGSHDAHIMFIGEAPGKNEAKTGKPFCGAAGKILDELLAHIGLDRSTVYVTNIVKDRPPENRDPTPQEIELYGPFLDRQIEILQPKVIATLGRFSMAYVMGRLGLQNQIEPISKAHGKRYTASVPYGPVDIVPLYHPASALYSRALLPTHKTDIEILKTYL
- the nth gene encoding endonuclease III is translated as MKHVPRMTLQEKKKRARVINARLKKLFPNASMALWYSTHWELLVAVILSAQCTDKKVNEVTEKLFKKYKTLDDYVHADPKEFAQDIHQTGFFNAKTKNILGAAQKITNDFGGKIPRTMEEMLTIPGVARKTANVVLGNAYGIVEGIAVDTHVKRFAQKFGLTTHADPKKIEQDLMILFPKKEWFVLTYRLIEYGRQICPGRVHDCTQHPISKVYPDVAKRWPKARK